The following proteins are co-located in the Terriglobales bacterium genome:
- a CDS encoding protein-methionine-sulfoxide reductase heme-binding subunit MsrQ, producing the protein MSRRWIVLLKVIVWALCLCPVSLLAWKATHDELGANPLSEVTLSTGHWTLYLLLTTLAISPLRKITGINWLIRFRRLVGLFAFLYGCLHLMTYLWFDKFFDVHEIVKDIYKRPFITAGMTAWTLMLPLALTSTAASIRWLGGKRWQALHRLVYASAIAGVVHFWWLVKRDLTRPEIMAAILTLLFGFRVVDRVLANRNVRPATVSQDAD; encoded by the coding sequence ATGTCGCGTCGTTGGATTGTCCTGCTGAAAGTAATCGTTTGGGCGCTCTGCCTTTGCCCGGTGAGTCTTCTTGCCTGGAAGGCAACTCACGATGAGCTTGGGGCCAACCCGCTTAGCGAAGTCACGCTCTCAACCGGCCACTGGACGCTGTACCTTCTGCTCACTACTCTCGCGATATCCCCGTTGCGAAAAATCACAGGCATCAACTGGCTCATTCGTTTCCGCCGGTTGGTCGGCTTGTTCGCGTTCCTTTACGGCTGCCTTCACCTGATGACGTATTTGTGGTTTGACAAGTTCTTCGACGTGCATGAAATCGTGAAAGACATCTACAAGCGTCCATTCATCACTGCGGGAATGACAGCATGGACGCTCATGCTTCCGCTGGCGCTTACTTCCACGGCAGCGTCCATTCGCTGGCTTGGAGGGAAGCGGTGGCAAGCCTTGCACCGGCTGGTATATGCGAGTGCAATCGCGGGTGTCGTCCACTTCTGGTGGTTGGTGAAGCGCGATCTCACCCGACCGGAAATAATGGCGGCCATCCTCACGCTGTTGTTTGGATTTCGAGTTGTCGATCGTGTGCTGGCAAACCGAAACGTACGACCTGCCACTGTCTCTCAGGACGCTGATTAG
- a CDS encoding type II CAAX endopeptidase family protein has protein sequence MNDSITSPSALSGTLGQPIDEESQRPPLWQYGYTFALAGVMLFMSYSGADKQGEFAKRFGHVVFYSVTIATELVLLGLTYLGMRFARMKLREVVGGRWSTFEDFLLDVAVAFGFWILSYAVLIGLGYAMHMASPGALDEGKKTIQLLAPRSAAELILWICMSTTAGFVEEIVFRGYFQRQFSTLLRNVWVGMLVSAAIFGLSHGYEGKQRMLLIFVYGAMFGTLAILRKSLRPGMMAHAWHDSFQGILLMIAQRLIKSGVIK, from the coding sequence TTGAACGATTCCATTACTTCCCCTTCAGCCCTGTCTGGAACTCTTGGGCAGCCGATTGACGAGGAGTCTCAGCGCCCTCCGCTCTGGCAATACGGTTATACGTTCGCATTGGCTGGTGTGATGCTGTTCATGTCGTACAGCGGAGCCGATAAGCAAGGAGAGTTCGCAAAGCGATTCGGTCATGTTGTCTTTTACAGCGTCACGATTGCTACAGAGTTGGTGCTTCTTGGCCTGACGTATTTGGGAATGCGCTTCGCGCGAATGAAGCTGCGCGAAGTGGTTGGTGGAAGATGGAGTACGTTTGAGGATTTTCTGCTCGACGTTGCGGTTGCCTTCGGATTTTGGATTCTCTCGTACGCCGTGCTTATCGGATTGGGCTATGCCATGCACATGGCAAGTCCCGGCGCGCTTGATGAAGGAAAGAAGACGATTCAACTGCTAGCTCCGCGTAGTGCAGCCGAACTCATTCTTTGGATCTGCATGAGCACGACTGCAGGCTTTGTTGAAGAGATCGTCTTCCGCGGATATTTTCAGCGACAATTCTCGACTCTGTTACGCAACGTGTGGGTGGGCATGCTGGTCTCGGCTGCGATCTTCGGTCTTTCGCACGGATACGAGGGCAAACAACGCATGTTGCTCATTTTTGTTTACGGCGCAATGTTTGGTACGTTGGCCATTCTGCGGAAGAGTCTGCGTCCGGGAATGATGGCGCATGCATGGCACGACAGCTTTCAGGGAATACTTCTGATGATCGCGCAAAGGCTGATAAAAAGCGGGGTAATCAAGTGA
- a CDS encoding acetyl-CoA C-acetyltransferase, with protein MEDVVIVSAVRTPIGKFQGSLSDLSAPQLGALVVKEAVSRAHLDPKLIDECIMGNVISAGLGQNPARQAALGGALPPEVAALTINKVCGSGLKAIGLAAQGIQTGNAEIVVAGGMESMTNAPYLLPQARKGYRLGNSQIVDSMVNDGLWDVYNNYHMGMTGENVAEKYGITREQQDEFAVNSHRKAIQAWKECRFKSQVMPVELPARKKGDPAVIFEKDEGPREDTTAETLRSLKPAFKKDGTVTAGNASTINDGAAAVVVMPARKAKDLGLQPMARIVAQATSGVDPKWVMMAPVDGVRKLWQKTGWKADDVDLYELNEAFSVQSVAVVRELGIDMDKVNVNGGAVALGHPIGASGARVLVTLLYELIRRNAHKGIAALCLGGGNSVAMAIER; from the coding sequence ATGGAAGACGTAGTCATCGTTTCTGCAGTACGAACTCCAATCGGCAAGTTTCAAGGATCTCTTTCCGACCTCAGCGCGCCGCAGCTAGGCGCATTGGTGGTGAAAGAAGCTGTTAGCCGTGCCCATCTCGATCCGAAACTAATAGACGAGTGCATCATGGGCAATGTGATCTCTGCGGGCTTGGGACAGAATCCTGCGCGACAGGCGGCCCTTGGCGGAGCCCTGCCGCCTGAAGTCGCCGCACTCACCATAAACAAAGTTTGTGGCTCGGGACTGAAGGCAATTGGACTTGCGGCGCAAGGCATTCAAACCGGGAATGCGGAAATCGTAGTGGCCGGCGGCATGGAGTCAATGACAAACGCTCCTTATCTCTTGCCACAGGCGCGCAAAGGATATCGCCTGGGCAATTCACAAATCGTTGATTCGATGGTGAACGACGGCCTCTGGGACGTTTACAACAACTACCACATGGGAATGACCGGCGAGAACGTTGCCGAGAAGTACGGCATTACGCGAGAGCAACAGGACGAGTTTGCCGTGAACTCGCATCGCAAAGCGATTCAGGCGTGGAAGGAATGCCGCTTCAAATCGCAAGTCATGCCCGTGGAACTTCCTGCGCGCAAGAAGGGCGATCCGGCAGTGATCTTCGAAAAAGATGAGGGTCCGCGTGAGGACACGACCGCCGAGACGCTTCGATCCCTGAAGCCCGCGTTCAAGAAAGACGGCACCGTAACCGCAGGCAATGCCTCAACGATCAACGACGGAGCGGCCGCAGTGGTAGTGATGCCTGCCCGCAAGGCCAAAGATCTCGGGCTACAACCAATGGCACGCATCGTTGCGCAAGCCACCAGTGGAGTCGATCCGAAGTGGGTAATGATGGCGCCCGTCGACGGGGTCCGCAAACTTTGGCAGAAAACGGGATGGAAAGCGGACGACGTCGATCTCTATGAACTCAATGAGGCATTCTCCGTACAGTCGGTCGCAGTCGTGCGCGAGCTCGGCATCGATATGGACAAAGTGAACGTCAATGGCGGAGCCGTCGCGCTCGGCCACCCCATAGGAGCGAGCGGCGCGCGTGTACTGGTGACGTTGCTTTATGAACTGATTCGCCGGAATGCGCACAAAGGAATCGCGGCGCTCTGTCTGGGCGGCGGAAATTCCGTGGCGATGGCGATTGAACGGTAG